The following coding sequences lie in one Lentilactobacillus sp. SPB1-3 genomic window:
- a CDS encoding ABC transporter ATP-binding protein, with translation MSDRKPASQPTPRRGPGSGGGVVEKPKNFWKTTKRLLGYMSDRIVGLILVLIFAIVSVIFQIRTPKILGEATTEIFKGVMKGTAQQQAGFNIAGLPINYDKIIRIIVIVAIMYLASALFSFLQQYIMTRISQNTVYHLRKNMKNKLRLVPISYYDTHGNGDIMSRAVNDMDNIAGTLQQSLTQAVTSTVTFIGTIWMMLTISWKLTLIALVTIPISLIIVGVVAPRSQKFFASQQKSLGLINDQVEENYAGHTVLKSFNKEQDVIDKFETQNENYYKAAWKAQFISGIIMPLMMFLNNIGYVFVAIVGGIGVSNGTITLGNVQAFLQYTNQFSQPIQQLANLMNTIQSTIASAERVFEVIDEEEMKDTNENRPVKENTDNLIELDHVQFGYDNNDLLMTDYNLEVKRGQQVAIVGPTGAGKTTIINLLERFYDVKGGAILLNGKDTRDLDREDLRSHFAMVLQDTWLFTGTIYDNIKYGREDATHDEIMAAAEAAHVDEFVRKLPDGYDTVLNEDASNISQGQRQLITIARAFVANPEILILDEATSSVDTRTEVQIQHAMSRLLENRTSFVVAHRLSTIQNADNIIVMNHGSVIETGTHDELMAQNGFYADLYNSQFSGNVQLG, from the coding sequence ATGAGTGATAGAAAACCAGCCTCACAACCAACTCCACGCCGTGGACCTGGTTCCGGTGGTGGTGTTGTTGAAAAACCCAAGAACTTTTGGAAGACAACTAAGCGATTATTAGGTTATATGTCCGATCGAATTGTTGGATTGATCTTAGTGTTAATTTTCGCCATTGTCAGTGTTATTTTCCAAATTCGAACTCCTAAGATTTTAGGTGAAGCTACTACTGAAATCTTTAAGGGTGTTATGAAGGGAACTGCACAACAACAAGCCGGATTCAATATTGCCGGATTACCAATTAATTACGATAAAATTATCAGAATTATTGTTATCGTGGCCATTATGTACTTAGCTTCTGCTTTATTTAGTTTCTTGCAACAGTACATTATGACTAGAATTTCGCAGAACACTGTTTATCATTTGCGGAAAAACATGAAGAATAAATTACGATTAGTGCCAATTAGTTACTATGATACTCATGGTAATGGTGACATTATGAGTCGTGCCGTTAACGATATGGATAACATTGCTGGTACTTTACAACAAAGTTTGACCCAAGCCGTTACCAGTACAGTGACCTTTATCGGAACTATTTGGATGATGTTGACTATCAGTTGGAAATTAACTCTGATTGCTTTAGTAACGATTCCAATTAGTTTGATTATTGTGGGAGTCGTTGCTCCTAGATCACAGAAATTCTTCGCTTCTCAACAAAAGAGCCTTGGACTAATTAACGACCAAGTTGAAGAAAATTATGCTGGTCACACTGTTTTGAAGAGTTTTAACAAGGAACAAGATGTTATCGACAAGTTCGAAACTCAAAACGAAAACTATTACAAGGCAGCTTGGAAAGCTCAATTTATCTCAGGAATTATCATGCCTTTGATGATGTTCTTAAATAACATCGGCTATGTCTTTGTTGCTATCGTCGGAGGAATTGGCGTATCTAACGGTACTATTACTTTAGGTAACGTTCAGGCGTTTCTTCAATACACCAACCAATTCTCACAACCAATTCAACAACTTGCTAACTTGATGAATACTATTCAGTCAACGATCGCATCTGCTGAACGTGTGTTTGAAGTGATTGATGAAGAAGAAATGAAAGACACCAACGAGAACAGACCAGTTAAAGAAAACACTGATAACTTAATCGAATTGGACCACGTTCAATTTGGTTATGACAACAACGATTTGTTGATGACTGACTACAACCTTGAAGTTAAGCGTGGTCAACAAGTTGCCATCGTTGGACCAACTGGAGCTGGTAAGACAACTATCATTAACTTGTTGGAACGTTTCTATGATGTTAAGGGTGGTGCGATCCTGTTAAATGGTAAAGATACTCGTGATCTTGACCGTGAGGATCTTCGTTCGCACTTTGCTATGGTTCTTCAAGATACTTGGCTATTTACCGGTACGATTTACGATAATATCAAGTATGGTCGTGAAGATGCTACCCATGACGAGATCATGGCTGCTGCTGAAGCTGCCCACGTTGATGAATTTGTTCGAAAACTTCCAGATGGTTATGACACTGTCTTGAACGAAGATGCATCAAACATCTCTCAAGGTCAACGTCAATTAATTACGATCGCCAGAGCTTTCGTTGCTAATCCTGAAATCTTAATTCTAGATGAAGCTACTAGTTCAGTTGATACTCGTACCGAAGTTCAAATTCAACATGCTATGAGCAGGTTGCTTGAGAACCGGACTAGTTTCGTTGTTGCTCACAGATTGTCGACTATTCAAAACGCCGATAACATTATTGTGATGAACCATGGTTCAGTTATTGAAACAGGAACTCATGATGAGTTGATGGCTCAAAATGGTTTCTATGCTGACCTGTATAACTCACAATTTTCTGGTAACGTTCAGTTAGGATAA
- a CDS encoding energy-coupling factor transporter transmembrane component T family protein yields the protein MNPGLKLLLVIIIALEISFTTNLIVNLALISFSVIYLLLKHISFKQFMGLILWPLFPALGLFVSQWLYGGGLVFGIILFTRIYAYVFLGATFTITTEFVDLALTLEQDFRLPSKFAYGVLAAFNLIPKIRQEVTVIRTAALMRGTVLHFWSPQLYFKAILSSIQWSQNLAEAMTSHGFIEDEPRTHYKVIHITAWDWTYFIGSILIVNGLLIFIR from the coding sequence ATGAATCCTGGATTAAAACTACTTCTAGTCATTATCATTGCCCTTGAAATATCGTTCACTACTAATCTAATTGTCAATCTAGCATTGATCAGCTTTAGTGTGATTTACTTACTGCTCAAACATATTAGTTTTAAGCAATTTATGGGTTTGATTCTCTGGCCACTATTCCCAGCGTTAGGATTATTTGTTTCCCAATGGCTGTACGGTGGTGGCTTAGTATTTGGTATCATCTTATTCACGCGGATATACGCATACGTGTTCTTAGGTGCAACTTTTACGATTACCACAGAGTTTGTTGATTTGGCTCTGACCTTAGAGCAGGATTTCAGACTCCCTTCTAAATTTGCCTACGGAGTATTAGCTGCTTTTAACCTAATTCCTAAAATTCGCCAAGAAGTTACGGTCATTCGCACTGCAGCATTAATGCGCGGAACTGTGTTACATTTTTGGTCGCCACAGTTATATTTCAAGGCCATCTTATCGTCAATTCAGTGGTCACAAAACTTGGCTGAAGCCATGACATCTCACGGTTTTATTGAAGATGAACCGCGAACCCATTACAAAGTAATCCACATTACTGCTTGGGACTGGACGTACTTTATCGGCAGTATTTTAATTGTTAATGGACTATTAATTTTTATTAGATAA
- a CDS encoding ABC transporter ATP-binding protein, whose product MLKIAKGRISYWAVLGAVLFMIVQVVSNLNLPNLTSDIVNNGVAKGDINYIWKIGFEMVGFSLLSIVAAIGNVFLAARTSQKWGQNLRSDIYKKVIGFSNDEFEQIETSSLITRTTNDVVQIQNVAIIMLRMMLMAPIMLIGASFLAYSKDHQLTMIFIVVVPVMLIFIGTLLYFATPLFRAMQSKTDKINQVFREGLTGVRVIRAFRQDQREQDRFEDANKDYTNNSIKANTIMALAFPIMTLIMSATNIAIIWFGSNLIGSQAMQVGNLIAFMTYAMQILMSFMMLSMVFIFIPRAQASAKRIQAVFALNSTIKEADNPTALPDTKQHELSFDHVDYRYRDAEMLALSDIDFKATSGQTVAIIGGTGSGKSTLINLIPRFYDIESGEISLDGININQLSLKDLRRAVSMVPQKANLFTGTLRSNLLYGNPDASDDELWHALDIAKASDFVKEDPDGLDMHVEQGGGNFSGGQRQRLAIARALVKRASVYVFDDSFSALDFKTDAELRAALKQDEHIQQSITVIVAQRIATVADADVILVLDNGKLVGKGTHEELKNNNKIYQEIINSQLREGALPNE is encoded by the coding sequence ATGTTAAAAATTGCCAAAGGTAGAATTTCCTATTGGGCAGTTCTGGGAGCAGTCTTATTCATGATTGTTCAGGTGGTTTCAAATTTGAATTTACCAAATTTAACGTCTGATATTGTTAATAACGGAGTTGCTAAAGGAGATATTAACTACATTTGGAAAATCGGCTTTGAAATGGTCGGGTTTTCATTGCTCAGTATTGTCGCAGCTATTGGTAACGTGTTTTTAGCTGCACGAACCTCACAAAAATGGGGCCAAAATTTACGAAGTGATATCTATAAAAAAGTCATTGGTTTTTCTAATGACGAATTTGAACAGATCGAAACTTCTTCATTAATTACTAGAACTACGAATGATGTCGTTCAAATTCAAAACGTTGCAATTATTATGCTTCGTATGATGTTGATGGCTCCAATCATGTTGATTGGAGCAAGCTTCTTAGCTTATTCAAAGGATCACCAATTAACAATGATCTTTATTGTGGTGGTTCCAGTTATGTTGATTTTTATTGGTACATTATTGTACTTTGCAACGCCGCTATTCCGGGCTATGCAATCTAAGACAGATAAAATTAACCAAGTCTTCCGTGAAGGACTAACTGGAGTTCGAGTAATCAGAGCTTTCAGACAAGACCAACGCGAACAAGATCGTTTTGAAGATGCTAACAAGGATTACACTAACAATTCTATTAAGGCCAACACAATTATGGCCTTAGCATTTCCAATCATGACATTGATTATGAGTGCCACTAACATTGCAATTATTTGGTTTGGTTCAAACTTAATCGGTAGCCAAGCTATGCAAGTTGGTAACTTAATTGCCTTTATGACATATGCTATGCAAATCCTAATGAGCTTTATGATGCTCTCGATGGTATTTATTTTCATTCCTCGTGCTCAAGCATCAGCTAAGCGAATTCAAGCTGTATTTGCATTGAACTCAACTATCAAAGAAGCGGATAATCCAACTGCTTTGCCTGATACTAAACAACATGAATTAAGCTTTGACCATGTTGATTATCGATATCGGGATGCTGAAATGCTAGCATTGTCCGACATTGATTTTAAAGCAACGAGTGGTCAAACGGTTGCTATCATCGGTGGAACTGGTTCTGGTAAGAGTACGTTGATCAACTTGATTCCTAGATTCTATGACATTGAATCTGGAGAAATCAGTCTTGATGGAATTAACATCAACCAACTTTCACTTAAGGACTTGAGAAGAGCTGTTTCTATGGTTCCTCAAAAGGCTAACTTGTTCACCGGAACTTTGAGATCTAACTTGCTTTACGGAAATCCTGATGCTAGTGATGATGAACTCTGGCATGCTTTGGATATTGCTAAGGCCAGTGATTTCGTTAAGGAAGATCCAGATGGCTTGGACATGCACGTTGAACAAGGTGGAGGCAACTTCTCAGGTGGTCAACGTCAACGTTTAGCAATTGCTAGAGCGTTAGTTAAACGTGCTTCTGTCTATGTATTTGATGACTCATTCTCAGCCCTAGACTTTAAGACTGATGCTGAATTGAGAGCTGCATTGAAACAAGACGAACATATCCAACAAAGTATTACGGTGATTGTTGCTCAACGAATCGCAACGGTTGCGGATGCAGACGTTATTTTAGTACTTGATAATGGAAAACTTGTTGGTAAGGGTACTCATGAAGAACTTAAGAACAACAATAAGATTTATCAAGAAATTATCAATTCACAATTAAGAGAGGGGGCTCTTCCAAATGAGTGA
- a CDS encoding sugar O-acetyltransferase encodes MNEAERKAQHLVYRATDPTVMAKQAEYLDEVFAYNQVKPSDHKTKSAMLKKMFAEVGHDCYIETPFYANFGGHNVHLGNGVYANFNLTLTDDTDIYIDDRTMIGPNVTLATAGHPIKPVLREEGYQYDFPIHIGKNVWLGANVVVCPGVTIGDNTVIGAGSVVTKDIPANVVAVGSPCKVQREIGEHDNEYYFKNHKLDI; translated from the coding sequence ATGAACGAAGCTGAAAGAAAAGCGCAGCACTTAGTATATCGAGCAACGGATCCAACGGTAATGGCCAAGCAAGCAGAGTATCTAGATGAGGTATTTGCTTACAATCAGGTTAAACCATCTGATCATAAAACCAAGTCCGCTATGCTCAAGAAGATGTTTGCTGAAGTAGGTCACGATTGTTATATTGAAACGCCATTCTATGCGAATTTTGGTGGTCACAATGTTCATCTTGGCAATGGAGTGTATGCTAACTTTAATCTGACGTTAACCGATGACACAGACATTTATATTGATGATCGCACAATGATCGGCCCAAATGTCACGTTGGCTACGGCTGGTCATCCGATTAAACCAGTACTTCGTGAGGAAGGTTATCAATATGACTTCCCGATTCATATCGGTAAGAATGTTTGGCTAGGTGCCAACGTTGTGGTGTGTCCAGGAGTTACGATTGGTGATAACACTGTGATTGGGGCTGGAAGCGTGGTTACTAAAGATATCCCTGCTAACGTCGTAGCAGTCGGCTCACCATGCAAAGTCCAACGAGAGATTGGCGAGCATGATAATGAGTATTACTTTAAGAATCATAAATTAGATATTTAG
- a CDS encoding LBP_cg2779 family protein — protein sequence MADEFSNLAEEIINYQKKHEMPDTQLAFNLHITVERLHDIKSMESGPSDEERSIIEKFIR from the coding sequence ATGGCAGATGAATTTAGTAACTTAGCTGAAGAAATTATCAATTACCAAAAGAAGCATGAAATGCCTGACACCCAGCTAGCATTTAATTTGCATATCACGGTTGAACGCCTCCATGACATCAAGTCAATGGAATCTGGTCCTAGTGACGAAGAACGCTCAATCATTGAAAAGTTTATCCGTTAA